One stretch of Actinacidiphila sp. DG2A-62 DNA includes these proteins:
- a CDS encoding exodeoxyribonuclease VII small subunit yields the protein MADQDPKATSAPTSTPGYEQARDELIDVVRRLEAGGATLEESLALWERGEELARVCRHWLEGARARLDAALAADEDADEAAELARGAAEQAFVDAEEARRPVPDDAEE from the coding sequence ATGGCAGACCAGGACCCCAAAGCGACGTCGGCGCCGACCTCGACCCCCGGCTACGAGCAGGCGCGCGACGAGCTGATCGACGTCGTCCGCCGCCTGGAGGCGGGCGGCGCCACGCTGGAGGAGTCGCTCGCGCTGTGGGAGCGCGGCGAGGAACTGGCCCGCGTGTGCCGCCACTGGCTGGAGGGCGCCCGCGCCCGCCTCGACGCCGCTCTGGCCGCGGACGAGGACGCCGACGAGGCCGCGGAGCTCGCGCGGGGCGCGGCCGAGCAGGCTTTCGTCGACGCGGAGGAGGCCCGCCGCCCGGTCCCGGACGATGCGGAGGAGTGA
- a CDS encoding fumarate hydratase yields MPEFVYTDLLPLGEDTTPYRLITADGVSTFEADGRTFLKVEPEALRALAAEAMHDISHYLRPAHLAQLRRILDDSQASPNDRFVALDLLKNANIAAAGVLPMCQDTGTAIVMGKRGQNVLTRGGDEEALSRGIYDAYTKLNLRYSQMAPLTMWDEKNTGSNLPAQIELYATDGGAYKFLFMAKGGGSANKSFLYQETKAVLNEASMMRFLEEKIRSLGTAACPPYHLAIVVGGTSAEFALKTAKYASAHYLDELPAEGSPAGHGFRDKELEQKVFELTQTIGIGAQFGGKYFCHDVRVVRLPRHGASCPVAIAVSCSADRQALAKITAEGVFLEQLETDPARFLPETTDEHLDDDVVRVDLNRPMDEIRAELTKYPVKTRLSLSGPLVVARDIAHAKIKERLDAGEEMPQYLRDHAVYYAGPAKTPEGYASGSFGPTTAGRMDAYVEQFQAAGGSFVMLAKGNRSRQVTEACAAHGGFYLGSIGGPAARLAQDCIKKVEVLEYAELGMEAVWKIEVEDFPAFVVVDDKGNDFFSDPAPSPTFTSIPVRPGA; encoded by the coding sequence ATGCCCGAGTTTGTCTACACGGATCTGCTCCCGCTCGGCGAGGACACCACGCCGTACCGCCTGATCACCGCGGACGGCGTGAGCACGTTCGAGGCGGACGGGCGCACCTTCCTGAAGGTCGAGCCGGAGGCGCTGCGCGCGCTCGCCGCCGAGGCGATGCACGACATCTCGCACTACCTGCGCCCGGCCCACCTCGCGCAGCTGCGCCGCATCCTGGACGACTCGCAGGCCAGCCCCAACGACCGCTTCGTGGCCCTGGACCTGCTGAAGAACGCCAACATCGCCGCCGCGGGCGTGCTGCCGATGTGCCAGGACACCGGCACCGCGATCGTCATGGGCAAGCGCGGCCAGAACGTCCTCACCCGGGGCGGCGACGAGGAGGCGCTGTCGCGCGGCATCTACGACGCGTACACCAAACTCAACCTGCGGTACTCGCAGATGGCGCCGCTGACCATGTGGGACGAGAAGAACACCGGCTCCAACCTGCCGGCCCAGATCGAGCTGTACGCGACCGACGGCGGCGCCTACAAGTTCCTGTTCATGGCCAAGGGCGGCGGCAGCGCCAACAAGTCCTTCCTCTACCAGGAGACCAAGGCGGTCCTCAACGAGGCGTCGATGATGCGCTTCCTGGAGGAGAAGATCCGCTCGCTGGGCACCGCGGCCTGCCCGCCGTACCACCTGGCGATCGTGGTCGGCGGCACCAGCGCCGAGTTCGCGCTGAAGACCGCCAAGTACGCCTCCGCGCACTACCTGGACGAGCTGCCCGCCGAGGGCTCGCCGGCCGGACACGGCTTCCGCGACAAGGAGCTGGAGCAGAAGGTCTTCGAGCTGACCCAGACCATCGGCATCGGCGCGCAGTTCGGCGGCAAGTACTTCTGCCACGACGTGCGGGTGGTACGGCTGCCGCGGCACGGCGCCTCCTGCCCGGTCGCCATCGCCGTCTCCTGCTCCGCGGACCGCCAGGCGCTGGCGAAGATCACCGCCGAGGGCGTCTTCCTGGAGCAGCTGGAGACCGACCCCGCGCGCTTCCTGCCCGAGACCACCGACGAGCACTTGGACGACGACGTGGTCCGCGTCGACCTCAACCGGCCGATGGACGAGATCCGCGCGGAGCTGACCAAGTACCCGGTCAAGACGCGGCTGTCGCTGTCGGGACCGCTGGTCGTCGCCCGCGACATCGCGCACGCGAAGATCAAGGAGCGGCTGGACGCGGGCGAGGAGATGCCGCAGTACCTGCGCGACCACGCCGTCTACTACGCCGGCCCCGCCAAGACCCCCGAGGGCTACGCCTCCGGCTCCTTCGGCCCGACGACGGCCGGCCGCATGGACGCCTATGTCGAGCAGTTCCAGGCGGCCGGCGGCTCCTTCGTGATGCTCGCCAAGGGCAACCGCTCCCGGCAGGTCACCGAGGCCTGCGCCGCGCACGGCGGCTTCTACCTCGGCTCCATCGGCGGCCCCGCCGCCCGCCTCGCCCAGGACTGCATCAAGAAGGTGGAGGTCCTGGAGTACGCCGAACTCGGCATGGAGGCCGTGTGGAAGATCGAGGTCGAGGACTTCCCGGCGTTCGTCGTCGTGGACGACAAGGGCAACGACTTCTTCAGCGACCCGGCCCCGTCGCCGACCTTCACGAGCATTCCGGTCCGCCCGGGGGCGTGA
- a CDS encoding IS982 family transposase gives MTTNLKALATALYVKIDDCLAGSRRSGRPPRLSDAELLTLAVMQALLGFVSEARWLRYTRTHLSAEFPYLPGQSGYNKRLRAANTLISRFIRTLARDSDLWHDDVWVVDSTPVECARSRPTAKRSDLAGWAGYGYCPSHSRFFWGLRLHLMCTPGGLPIAWALANPKVDEREILADMLTRDPDLPATHPGQTIIGDKGYVSHQLDAHLAQLGPTLIRPSYRNRKPRPDEHLLKPIRQLIESVNDTLKGQLDLERHGARTPEGVLARIGQRILALTTAIWHNRNTGSPITRSLIAYDH, from the coding sequence GTGACGACAAACCTCAAGGCCCTCGCGACAGCACTCTACGTGAAGATCGATGACTGTCTGGCAGGATCGCGGCGCTCAGGACGCCCGCCCCGACTGTCGGACGCCGAACTGCTGACGCTGGCGGTCATGCAGGCACTGCTCGGCTTCGTCTCCGAGGCCAGATGGCTGCGCTACACCCGCACCCACCTGTCGGCCGAGTTCCCCTACCTGCCCGGCCAGTCCGGCTACAACAAACGCCTACGCGCCGCGAACACCCTGATCAGCCGCTTCATCCGCACACTGGCCCGCGACAGCGACCTGTGGCACGACGACGTGTGGGTCGTGGACTCCACACCGGTGGAATGCGCCCGCTCCCGCCCGACGGCCAAACGCTCCGACCTGGCCGGATGGGCCGGCTACGGCTACTGCCCCTCGCACTCACGGTTCTTCTGGGGCCTGCGTCTGCACCTGATGTGCACCCCCGGCGGACTGCCCATCGCCTGGGCTCTGGCCAACCCCAAGGTCGACGAACGCGAAATCCTGGCCGACATGCTCACCCGCGACCCCGACCTGCCGGCCACCCACCCCGGGCAGACCATCATCGGCGACAAGGGCTACGTCTCCCACCAGCTCGACGCCCACCTGGCGCAGCTGGGCCCGACCCTGATCAGACCCAGCTACCGCAACCGCAAACCCCGCCCCGACGAGCACCTGCTCAAGCCGATCCGGCAGCTCATCGAGTCCGTCAACGACACCCTCAAAGGCCAACTCGACCTCGAACGCCACGGCGCCAGAACACCAGAAGGAGTCCTGGCCCGCATCGGCCAACGCATCCTCGCCCTGACCACCGCCATCTGGCACAACCGCAACACCGGAAGCCCCATCACCAGATCACTGATCGCCTACGACCACTAA
- a CDS encoding tetratricopeptide repeat protein: MFYRSHLAERARKGERLLVIADNASSAAQVRPLLPPGPHGLIATSRKALPGIGRPRSLHQLQPDDAVTLLDLALREADPGDLRVREDREAAEKVVTACGCLPLALQIVAALLVQDPGQPLAERAARLTAGEGRLDSLDDGERDLRTVFDQTFESLTPQQQDLFRLLSLNAGPDISTAAAAALTHQTSTAIDHQLGRLAAAHMLNRGATRGRWQMHDLLRDYAEEQAAAHVADNRPARRKYDQARGRLVDYYVKWGEAGLTHVELSSGQLQPSPEFADRDAAMRWMDDEWGNLVGMAHATAPSTATARLSVVLIPYLQHRHLWDDALAVAALGLDSVRTMGDHRNEPGGWGNLGRVLFGLSRYEEALEASTTARDLSRRIGNVTGEATALHNVGSALRKLTRYEEALDALATALELNERIGDISRQAAVWNERGNVLNDTGRHEEALAAHRSGCALSEQVAYPYGMAINRNNMGTALRALGRYEEAVAEGRVAAETLEGEGDLTRAGEAYAELATTLAMSGAPTAQVRDTWLRSASCYEAAGAADKARESRAKAEGDADGADVEGADADRAKPDRPDADRADADRADAD; encoded by the coding sequence GTGTTCTACCGCTCGCACCTGGCCGAACGCGCCCGCAAGGGCGAACGGCTGCTCGTCATCGCCGACAACGCCTCCAGCGCCGCCCAGGTCAGGCCGCTGCTGCCGCCCGGCCCGCACGGCCTGATCGCCACCTCGCGCAAAGCGCTGCCCGGCATCGGCCGCCCGCGCTCGCTGCACCAGCTCCAGCCGGACGACGCGGTCACCCTGCTGGACCTGGCCCTGCGCGAGGCCGACCCCGGGGACCTGCGGGTGCGGGAGGACCGGGAGGCCGCCGAGAAGGTGGTGACCGCGTGCGGCTGCCTGCCGCTGGCGCTCCAGATCGTCGCCGCGCTGCTCGTGCAGGACCCCGGCCAGCCGCTGGCCGAGCGCGCCGCCCGCCTCACCGCGGGGGAGGGCCGGCTGGACAGCCTCGACGACGGCGAACGCGACCTGCGCACGGTCTTCGACCAGACCTTCGAGAGCCTCACCCCGCAGCAGCAGGACCTCTTCCGCCTGCTCTCGCTCAACGCCGGCCCCGACATCTCCACCGCGGCGGCGGCCGCCCTCACCCACCAGACCTCGACGGCCATCGACCACCAGCTCGGCCGACTCGCCGCCGCCCACATGCTCAACCGCGGTGCCACCCGCGGCCGTTGGCAGATGCACGACCTGCTCCGCGACTACGCCGAGGAGCAGGCCGCCGCCCACGTCGCCGACAACCGCCCGGCCCGCCGCAAGTACGACCAGGCGCGCGGGCGGCTGGTCGACTACTACGTGAAGTGGGGCGAGGCCGGCCTCACCCATGTCGAGCTCTCGTCGGGGCAGTTGCAGCCGTCCCCGGAGTTCGCGGACCGGGACGCCGCAATGCGCTGGATGGACGACGAGTGGGGCAACCTCGTGGGCATGGCTCACGCCACCGCGCCCTCGACGGCCACGGCGCGCCTTTCCGTCGTCCTCATCCCCTATCTGCAGCACCGCCATCTGTGGGACGACGCCCTGGCGGTGGCGGCACTGGGTCTGGACTCGGTCCGCACGATGGGGGACCACCGCAACGAACCCGGTGGGTGGGGCAACCTCGGCAGGGTACTTTTCGGGCTGTCCCGATACGAGGAGGCGCTGGAGGCGAGCACCACCGCGCGTGACCTCTCCCGGAGGATCGGAAACGTCACCGGCGAGGCCACCGCTCTGCACAACGTCGGCTCCGCTCTGCGGAAGCTGACGCGGTACGAGGAAGCGCTGGACGCGCTCGCCACGGCGCTGGAGTTGAACGAGCGGATCGGCGACATCTCCCGCCAGGCCGCGGTGTGGAACGAGAGGGGCAACGTCCTCAACGACACAGGCCGGCACGAGGAGGCGCTCGCCGCCCACAGGTCGGGCTGTGCCCTCAGCGAGCAGGTCGCATACCCCTATGGCATGGCCATCAACAGGAACAACATGGGAACCGCGCTCCGGGCCCTCGGACGCTACGAGGAAGCCGTGGCCGAGGGCAGGGTCGCCGCCGAGACGCTGGAGGGCGAGGGGGATCTCACGCGAGCCGGCGAGGCGTACGCCGAACTGGCGACCACGCTCGCCATGTCGGGAGCGCCGACCGCGCAGGTGCGGGACACCTGGCTGCGCTCGGCCTCCTGCTACGAGGCGGCGGGCGCGGCCGACAAGGCGCGGGAGTCGCGCGCGAAGGCGGAGGGCGACGCGGATGGAGCCGACGTGGAGGGAGCCGACGCGGATCGAGCCAAACCGGACCGACCCGACGCGGATCGAGCCGACGCGGATCGAGCCGACGCGGACTGA